Proteins encoded within one genomic window of Propionispora vibrioides:
- a CDS encoding PRD domain-containing protein has translation MSTIQGPFSVQRVLSNNAVIANTVNGQDVILLGKGMGFGRKTGDLLTNPKYEKIYVVPAGVAEQQALNLIEQVDPAVIRITEEIIELAKQRLGQALHPRVYVALTDHINFTLIRLAQGMEIKNPFISEIEALYPDEFQVAQQGAGLLAEKLQVIIPREEIGFIALHLHAARHNRSVSESLKYSQIINKVLQHIEKKTGSLQEQGSLNYTRLLTHLQSCIHRLVTLTTIENPFVEQLKRDFAESYELACQVGEMIGQELKLKVPEAEIGYLTIHLERLRSKFG, from the coding sequence TTGTCTACGATACAGGGACCATTTTCGGTACAGCGGGTTTTGAGCAACAATGCGGTAATTGCCAATACTGTAAATGGTCAGGATGTCATTTTACTCGGTAAAGGGATGGGATTTGGCCGCAAGACTGGCGATTTACTGACCAATCCGAAATATGAGAAAATTTATGTGGTCCCGGCAGGAGTAGCGGAGCAGCAGGCACTCAATTTGATTGAACAGGTTGATCCGGCAGTGATCCGGATTACCGAAGAGATTATCGAACTGGCAAAACAGCGTCTTGGCCAGGCTTTGCATCCCCGGGTATATGTAGCTCTGACCGACCATATCAATTTTACCCTCATTCGTTTGGCCCAGGGGATGGAAATAAAAAATCCGTTCATTTCCGAGATTGAAGCACTGTATCCTGACGAATTCCAGGTGGCTCAGCAGGGGGCCGGGCTATTGGCTGAGAAGCTGCAGGTAATCATTCCCCGTGAGGAAATTGGTTTTATTGCCCTCCATCTGCATGCCGCCAGGCACAACCGTTCCGTCAGTGAAAGTTTGAAGTATTCCCAGATTATCAATAAGGTGCTGCAGCATATTGAGAAAAAGACCGGTTCCCTGCAGGAGCAGGGCAGCCTGAATTACACGAGGCTGCTGACTCATTTGCAAAGCTGTATTCACAGGCTGGTTACCTTAACAACCATTGAGAATCCTTTCGTGGAGCAATTGAAGCGGGATTTTGCCGAGTCCTACGAGTTGGCCTGCCAGGTCGGCGAGATGATCGGGCAAGAGTTGAAGCTTAAGGTGCCTGAGGCCGAAATCGGGTATCTGACCATCCATTTGGAGCGGCTCCGCAGTAAATTCGGCTGA
- a CDS encoding sugar-binding transcriptional regulator, translated as MDEWEKDRLSVKVASMYYADNLTQDEISRKLGIHRTTISRLIKTARQEGLITITVRDDLKPYYALENKLETLFGLKEVYIVSSQRVQEDSERQALGKTCAELLARIVQDGDTIGISWGSTMKEVANALKPSPNQRPTQSQIVALCGGPGNLESDNHVNSIVGKVSQAFKAKPYYFYAPIITSKRETKEAILQDDSCVTVTNLWHKVRIAVVGIGAFSESSSVLSTGYITPQEQEALGRAGAAGDICSRFYDLAGRRIQLDLADRTISIDLDILKGLDYSIAVAGGAHKVPAILGALRGRFINVLITTEETARLLLEAANETVETAE; from the coding sequence ATGGATGAATGGGAAAAAGACCGGCTTTCGGTGAAAGTAGCCAGCATGTATTATGCGGACAATCTGACACAGGATGAAATCTCCCGTAAACTCGGCATTCACCGGACAACGATCAGCCGGCTGATTAAGACAGCCAGGCAGGAAGGGTTGATCACGATTACGGTCCGGGATGATCTGAAACCGTATTATGCCCTGGAAAACAAGCTGGAAACGTTGTTTGGTCTAAAAGAGGTGTATATCGTATCATCCCAGCGGGTCCAAGAGGATTCGGAACGGCAGGCGCTGGGTAAAACCTGTGCCGAACTGTTGGCCCGTATTGTCCAGGACGGTGATACCATCGGGATTAGCTGGGGCAGTACCATGAAAGAGGTGGCCAATGCTCTGAAACCGTCGCCCAACCAACGGCCGACGCAGAGCCAGATTGTGGCCCTGTGCGGTGGTCCGGGCAATCTGGAAAGCGACAATCATGTCAACTCGATTGTCGGGAAAGTGAGCCAGGCCTTTAAGGCCAAGCCGTATTACTTTTATGCACCGATTATTACTTCCAAGCGGGAAACCAAGGAGGCCATTCTGCAGGATGACAGTTGTGTAACAGTCACCAATCTGTGGCATAAGGTTCGGATTGCCGTCGTCGGCATTGGGGCTTTTTCCGAGTCCAGTTCGGTGCTGTCCACCGGGTATATTACGCCGCAGGAACAGGAAGCACTGGGGCGGGCCGGTGCCGCCGGCGACATCTGTTCGCGGTTCTATGACCTGGCAGGGCGGCGCATTCAGTTGGATTTGGCCGACCGGACGATCAGCATTGATCTGGATATTCTGAAAGGCCTGGATTACTCGATTGCGGTAGCCGGAGGAGCTCACAAGGTGCCGGCGATTCTGGGAGCGCTACGCGGGCGGTTTATCAATGTGCTGATTACCACGGAGGAGACGGCCCGGCTGCTGCTGGAAGCCGCCAACGAAACGGTGGAAACTGCGGAGTAA